The Geobacter metallireducens GS-15 region CGACGGCATCGGCGAGAACGGCATCATGATCCAGGGGCGTCTTGTGGCCAAGGGGACGGCCGAGCGCCCCATCACCTTCCGCTCGGCCGCGAAGGTGCGACGGATGGGGGATTGGGACGCTGTCAATATTATGAACAGCTCAACGGGCCAGAACCTCATCGAGTACTGCCGGATCGAGGATGCCTATCGGGGGCTCCATTTCCACTTCTCCACCGTGGCGATCCACAACACCACCCTCACCGGCAATTACCGGGGCATCCAGTTCCAGGAATCGATGGTGGTGATGCGGGGCAACACCCTCTGCGGCAATCGGAGCGGCGTCCAGGGGCGGGATTCCGAGGTGGAGCTGACGGACAACCTCATCTGCACCAACCAGGTGGGGGGGAATTTTTTCCGGACCACCCTCACGGCCCAGGGGAACAGGATCGTCGCCAACGGGAGAGAAGGGCTCCGCGTGCGGGAGGGAGCCGCCACCCTTCGGGAAAACCTCCTCGACGGCAACCGCTTCGGCCTCCTGGTGGCCGACCTCTACCACGGCGAAGTGAGCCGCAACAGCATCACCAACAACACCGAAACCGGTATTTCCCTCAAGAACGTCGACACCATCGACATCGCAGGCAACGTGGTGGCGGACAACGGATTGAACGGCTTCAATATCCAGGACTGCGGCGCGCTCATCACCGGGAACCTGGTCACCGGCAACGGCGAGCGGGGGATGGGAATCCAGTCCTTTGCCGGGCGCATCAGCGGGAACGACTTCGGCGGGAACGGCCTCTACGCCATTGACCTGGACGGGAAGGACGACGTGGCCGCCCCGGGCAACTGGTGGGGAGGGGACGATCCGGCGCGGGTCGTTTTCGACCGGCACGATGATTCGGCGCTGGGGCTTGTCCACTATGATACGGCCAGTGCCGCACCCATCCCCTTTGTCTGGCCGCTGCCATTTGTGGCCTCAGATGCGGTCTGGCGCGGCGTCATCACCGTTGCCGCGCCCACAACGGTCCTCCCCGGCGCGGTCCTGACCGTGGCCCCGGGGACGACGGTGCAGTTTGCCGGCGGCGCGGGGCTCGAAGTCAAGGGCAAGCTAATTGCAGCGGGAAAGCGGGACAGCAGGATCGTCTTCACCTCCGTGGAACGCAAGGGTGCCTCGGACTGGAACGAGATTCTGCTGGAATATGCCACCGGCAGCGTCATTGCCCACTGTCTCGTCGAGTACGCCACCTGGGGCATTCACAGCCACTTTACCGATCTCTCCGTGTCTGATAGCGTCATTGCGCACAACTATGGCGGCATGCGCTTCAGGAGCGGCCCGGTACAGATCCGCCGCTCCCTCTTCCGGGACAACACCATCGGCATCAGGTCGTACATCGGCAACGCCCTCATCGCGGACAACCTGATCACGGGGAACGAGACAGGAATCTTCGTCCGGGAAAAGGGGGGCGGGCTGACGGTGACGGGAAACAGCATCTCCGGCAACAGCGGCTATAACATGCGGATCGGCGATTTCAACGACGAGGACGTGAATGCCCGGGGGAACTGGTGGGGCGAGGGAGACCCCGGCGAGACGATCTTCGACGGCCGGCAGGAGCCGGGGATCGGGATGGTTCTCTTTGAGCCGCACCTGACGAAACCTCCCACCGTTGGTCCCGGAAGCGGAGAAACGCCATGAGGGGACTATTCTGGCTGGCGGCGGCATGGCTGCTGCTCTTCTGTGCCGTGCCCGATGGCGCCCGGGCGGCGCTCCTCCGGGGGCGGGTGGCGGATATCGACGGCAAGCCCTTGGCGGGGGCAAAGCTCTTTGTCTACGACTCGGCCAACGTCCGGCGGCCGGCAACCTTCATTTCTCCCCCCTCGGCGGCGGACGGAACCGTCGTCGTCACGGTGCCGCCCGGAACTTACTGGGTGGTGGCGCGGCTCAAAAAGGACGATTCCTACGGTCCGCTCATGCCGGGCGAAAAGCACTCGGGTGAGCCTGTTGTCGTGGACCTGACCGCGGAAGCCGAGGCCGCGCAGGAGTTCACCGTGGCTGATATCCGTGACTTGGGGCGCAAGCACCGGGCCATCGCTACGGAGTCAGTGAGGCTTTCGGGTCGGGTGCTGGATGGTGAGGGGAAGCCGGTGGCCAATGCCTATGTGTTTGCCTCGGCCACCAGAGACGGCGGCCGGATTCCCGACTATCTATCGGCATGGACCGGTGCCGACGGCGGCTACACCCTCATGATCCCCGCCGGACGGACGTACTATGTTGGCAGCGCCACGCGTTTCCCGATGTCCGCATGGCACCCTTCGACGGAGGTTGTTCCCGCTGCCGGGAAAACGGAGGTTGCGCTGGATGTGGGGTTGGCGCTAGACTGAATGCACTGCAACCAGTTGAAACGACTGGGTTGCACTCAACACGGTAGACAGGGTGACGAATGAAAAAGCTTTTCTGCTGCATCGTGGCGGTTTCGATTCTCGCTGTTGCTCAACTCTCCGGGGCCTGTGTCGGGCGAACGCTCCACATCGGCGTTTCCAATACCGCCAACGAGCGGCTGCTGGGGGAGATGATCTCCATCCTCATAACCGAGCGGACCGGGACGTCGGTGAAGGTTCAGGTCTACCGGGACAGCAGGGAGCTGTACGGCGCCGTGAGGAAAGGGGAGGTGAACCTCCTGGTGGAAACCCCGGACCGTGCCCTGGAGGTGCTGGGAAAACAGAAGGAGGCAAACGGCGGGAATTCCCGTGACCTGATCAAGAGCGGCTACCGTTCCACGTTCAATCTTGCCTGGCTCGAACCCTTCGGCGGTTCGCCCCAGTATGCTCCCGTCCTCACGGTCGAGACCCTGAGCAACTACCCGGCCCTCCCGAAACTGTTGGCAAAGCTTTCGGGCGCCCTGAACAACGACGCCTATGCCCGGTTGCTCAAGTCGTCGGATGCCGGCGGCAAGTCCCGCAAGGCGGTCAGGGATTTCCTCAAGGCGAAGAAGCTGATCTGATTCATCCGTGCCCGTGACACAGCCCGATCTCCTTAAACGGACGGTCCGCTTCCTCGCCTCGACGGAACTGGCCGTTATCCTGTTCCTGGCAACAGCCCTCCTGGCCATCCCCGGCACCTTCACCGACAGCAGGGCACTCTACGTCCATCCGGTTTTCCTCTGCCTACTGGGGGGGCTGGCCCTGAACCTCGTCCTCTGCACGGTGCGCCGGTTCCGGTCCATTTCGGTGCCGGTGCTGATCCTGCACCTGGGAGTGCTGGTGGTCTGCGGCGGCGTCATGGCCCGGGCTTTCGGCTACGTGGCCACCGTCAACATCTATGAGGGAACCACGGTGGACACGGTCTACCGGTGGGACCTGAAACGGGATGTTCCCCTGGGCGCCGCGCTGACCATCAAGCGGATCAACCGGGAGTATTACCCGATCCCGGTCAAGGTGGGAGTACTCAGGGGGACGGTGAAGGATTCCCTCCACACCCTGAAGACCGGCGACAGCTTCGCGGCGGGACCCTACCGCGTAACGGCGGATTCGCTCCAGTTCCCCGCGGAAGTCCTCAAACTCTCCGTCTTTCAGGACGGACGGCTGATAGGCACCTGCGACACCGGGGGGCTGAGGGCGCTCCCGGCGAACTTCCCCTACGATTTCAAGCTGGTGGCGTTCCAGAATCCGGTCATGAAGCGCCTCTGGGTCGATCTGGCCCTCACGCGCGATTCCGCTCCCGCGGTGTCGGGAACGGCCGCGGTCAATGACCCCTTTATCTGGAACGGGCTCTATTTCTACAATACCCAAGTGGATGTGGATAAGGTGGGCACGCCTTTTGCTGGGATCCAGGTGGTGAGGGATCCCGGAAGACCCTGTGTTTTCGCCGGGTTCGCCATCATGGGGTTCGGGTCGATTCTGTCATGCGCCCGGCGGTTGAGGAAGGAACAACGGAAAAAGACGGTTTCGGAATAGTCGGCATGGATGGGACTGCATGGCTGTAAACATCTTCGGATCAAAACCAAAGGAGGCGTGCGAGGTCCACGGACACCATTCGGGGTCCGGGAACCGGATGCTCGTCGCCATGATTCTCATCTCCCTCTCCCTGGTGGTGTGGCACGTCGGGTCCACCGGCACGGGGGGGCACCCGGCAGCCTCCGGGGCCGCGCCGGTCCCGTTTCCCGTGCGGCTCGGCAGCGAGCTCCGGGATCTGTTCTTCAGCGATCACGGCGTCCTGGCCGAACTCCGGGACGTGTTCCCCTACTTCCTCGTCGGCATCCTCATCGCCGGATATCTCCGCACCTTCAAGATCGCCGTCAAGCTCCAGGCCAAGCTCCGGAAGTACGGCGTGCTCAGCGTCTTTATCGCCTCCTTCGTGGGGATCATCACCCCCCTGTGCGCCTGCGGCACCGTGACCACCGCCATCAGCCTCCTGGTGGCGGGGATTCCCCTGGCGCCGGTCATGGCCCTCATGGTGACCTCGCCGCTGCTGAGCCCCTCCACCTATCTCCTCACCCTGAACGATCTCGGCCCCGAATGGACCGCCATCAGGACCATCTCCGCTCTCTCCATGGGGATCTTCGCCGGTCTCGTCACCCACTTCCTCAGCAATCGGCCCGGGTTCCGGAAAAACGAAATCTTCATCGAGGGGGCCCTGGTGAGGGGGGACTTCCACGACGAGGACTATCCCGACGAGCGGCTCCGGTGCAACTGCCGGCGCCAGTTCGGCAACCGGATCGCCGTCAGGACCGGGAACAAGTTTCTCATCTTCCTGGCCAAGTCCGTGGAAATGCTCTGGGTGGTGGGGAAGTACGTCATCGTCGGCGTCGTCATCGGGGCCGTGGTGGAGCGGTACATGCCCCAGGAGTGGGTCTACCGCTTCTTCGGCCAGGGGGACCCCCTCGGCATCCTCTGGGTGACCCTGGCATCGGTGCCCATGTTCCTGCACCAGATCAGCGCCTCCAGCATCATCCACCACATCAAGGGCTCCCTTGGCGGAACCCTCGACGCCGGCGCGGCCCTGGCGTTCATGATCGGTGGGCCGGTCACCGCCGTGCCCACCATGGTGCTCTTCTGGAGCTTCTTCCGGAAGCGGGTCTTTTTCCTCTACATGTTCGTCTGTCTCTCGGGAACGCTCCTCATTGCCTACGCGTTCCAGGCTCTCGTCTTCACGCCCGGCGTCGATATCGGGAATCCCCTGCTGAAGGGGGTCGCTTCGCTGTCGGGGGGGGAGGCCTCCGTCATTGCGAAGCAGGATGCCAACGTGCGGATGGTTCTGGACCCGGGAGGCAAGGGGGTTGTCGCCACCTACAGCAACGCGGTTGACGGCCGGGGACCCGTGGTGTTCGACGGGGTACGGGGGCGTTTCACCGCTTCCCTGGCCAACCGGTATGACAATCGGGCCTACATCGGCAACATCGCCGACTGGCTCGGGGAGAACTCCCTCACCGCCGCCTCCGCCAAGATTCTCGTCTACAGCCTCGGCAATGGTGCCGGCGATGCCGCATCGCTCCTGGGAGAGAAGACCCTGGCCGAGCTGGGTGCCAGGGGATTTACCGTCAAGGCGGTCGAAAGGCATGATGTGCCGCGAATTACCGAGGGGGTGCTGGCAGGCTGCGGCCAGGTGTGGCTCTTCTTCGGCGACGACCACGCCGACGGGTTGAACGATGCCGAAGTGAAGCTCCTTGCGGACTTTAATGCCAACGGGGGGGGCGCCCTGATTGTGCCCGGCGTGGCGAACACCCGCGGGGCCAACCTCCTTGTGTCCCGCTATGGCGTGACCTTCTCCGGCGTTGCCGACAACGGTCCGGAGGTGCGGGTTTCCGCCGCGTCAACGGTTCTCAACCGGACCGCCGAGTGGCTCGGCTCCGTTCTGAAACTGGTAAAAAAGGCCTGACACGGGTGCCGCCGGCGCCCTTCACGTATCCGGGATGAGATCACCATATTCAGGAGGAATGGCATGAAATCACAGGTTTTTGATGTCCAGAAACTCAAGAAGTTCACCGACGAAAAACGCCACCAGGAGACCATCTGGTCCGATGACCACGCCCGGGTGAGCCTCATCTGCATGAAGCCGGGCCAGGAGATTATCACCCACACCCACCACGGCAGCCACATCTGGATGGTCATGGAGGGGACCGGCGAGTTCCTTTCCGGCAAGCAGGTCCAGACCATCACCACGGGGCAGATCGTCATCGTTCCCGCCTTCGAGGACCACGGCATCCGGAACGGGTCCCAGGAGAACCTCGTCATCGCCTCCATAACGGGGCAGGGGGATTAAAGCCTTCAATAACACGGAGAGACGGAGAACACGGAGTACTACAAATTCATTATTGCTAGATTGTTGTCAGACTGACATCTCTTGTGCAGAATTTGAGCAAATCAAAGCAATGTATTGATTTCTCCGTGCCCTCCGTCTCTCCGTGTTATTCAGCAGTGGTTTGTGAGAGCGAGGAAGGTGAACAACGTGAAGACGATACATCGCAACCCCAACGTCATGTGGCGCGAGGAGGCCGATGCCCTGGCCCGGGTCCAGGAGGCCATGGACCGGGGAGAGGAAGTGGAGGAGACCGGGACCTCGGTCCTCTTCTCCGGCGGGACCATGCTCTCCCTCAATTTTCTGGGGACCGAGATCTGGAAGCTCTGCGACGGCCGGGCCCTGGACGGCATCGTAGCGGAGCTCCTGCCACAGTTCGAGGTGGACGAGGCGGTGCTCCGGGAGGACGTCCGGGCTTTCCTGGACGAGCTGGCCGCCAAGGGGTTCGTCAGCCATGCCGAATGAGGTTGTCCTCGAAGCGCCGTTGACTATCAACTGGGCCATCAACAACAGCTGCAACTTCGCCTGCCGCCACTGCTACAGCCGTGGGGACACCCACGAGGAGCTCCCCCGGGAGGTCCTTCTCGCCTGTCTGGAAAAGGTGGCGCAGGCCGGGGTCTTCTCCGTCAATTTCGGCGGCGGGGAGCCGCTTCTCCATCCCGGTATCCTGGAGATCGCCTGCCACGCCAGGAGCCTGGGGCTGCGGATCTCCATGAACAGCAACGGCTGGCTCCTGGACCGGGAGATGGCCGGGGCGCTGCGGGACGCTGGCTTCACCAAGGTGGGGATCAGCATCGATAGCCACATCCCCAAGGTCCACGACCGGTTCCGAGGCGTTGCGGGGAGCCACGGCCGGGCCGTGGCGGCCCTGGGGGACCTGGCGGAGGCCGGCATCGACACCTCCATCTCCACGGTCATCTGCCGGATCAACAATACCGCCATCGACGACCTGGTGGCCTTTGCCCGGGAGCAGGGGGCGCGGCAGCTCAACTTCCACAACTTCAAATGCTCGGGGCTCGGCCTTTCCCACAAGGATGAACTGGACCTGACGCCGGAGGAGTGGCAGGAGTTCTACCGGCGCGCCCTGGCCGCCAGGGACGGGGAGAAGGGGCTCGACATCTCCCTGGATGATCCGATCATCGCCCTTCTGGGGGCCCGTGACACCGGAAGCCTCGTCAAGGGGAGCGTCTGCGGCAAGCTCTCCCTCAACATCAAGGCCAACGGCGACATGACCCCCTGCGGCTTCATCCCCATCGTCATCGGCAACATCGTCCGGGACGACCTGAAGCAGGTCTGGCGCGATTCGGCGGTGCTGGAGAAGATGCGCAACAAGAAGCCCACGGGCAAATGCGCCGGCTGCGGCAAGTACGAAGACTGCCTCGGCGGCTGCTCCGCCCGGGCCCTGGCCCTCACCGGCGACCTGAACAGCCCCGACCCCCACTGCTGGGCGTAATCCCCGCTCCGCTCCCTGCCGGATCAAGGATGATTCATGGAACTGGCATCCCCCATAACCATCTACTGGGACCTCCCCCCCGACGCCCATGAGCCGTCCCGGCTCATGGGAATCGCCGCCGACATCGTCCCCTGCCGGCCCCTCATGGTATGGATCACCTGCACCGCGCCGACCCTGCCCGACGGGCTCGGAGCGGTGCTGGAGCGGTTCCGGGAGAGCTCCATTTCCGTTATCATCACGATTGCCCTTTCAACCCGGGACGAGTCTGTCCGGGCCCTTGCAGGACAGGGGCTGGTCCGGGAGTTCCTGCTTGCCGTTGACCATGCCGGTCAGCTCGATACCGGGGAATGGAAGGGAATCGCGCCCGTGGGGATATCCTTCGCGGTGACCTCCCGGAACTGGCGCGAGCTCCCCGACCTGATGCACCAGTGCCCGGGCTACGGCATCACCCGCCTCGTGCTCCCCATGCAGCGTCTCTATGGCGACGAGCCTCCCTTCTTCCTCACCTCCCGGGAGCAACAGGAACTGGCGGATGCCCTGGCCTCGGCGGGGGGGACGTCGGGGCTCACGCTCACCATTCACGACCCCTTCCTCTGGCGGGCCTTCAATCCCGGCGTCCCCTTTCCCCAGGGGGGGTGCCAGGCGGCAAACACCATGATCGCCATCGCCCCCGACGGCGGGGTCTATCCGTGCCCTTCCTTGCCGGTGCGCCTCGGCACCGTGGGGGAGGCGTCCC contains the following coding sequences:
- a CDS encoding right-handed parallel beta-helix repeat-containing protein translates to MTISLFRIAFVCTVPILALLVLLAPRSASAGVITADTVWTGSVTVTEDVLVPEGVTLTVRPGTSITVVAAESTKTDPEYLSPLNEITVRGTLTVEGTEKEPVRFSGAEKKKGSWAGILVDGGTAAIRGCRISDADTGVSVTDGTLRLTGSALLENRYGLVVQGTKARVAVADSRITGNDYGIFTLQGARVATSATEVARNGKKDTYAATSRGQIPPKAQPVNDGAPVGRRYRDMVLLGETVWQGRIEIDGTVRVPEGSRLVILPGTIVEFTRRDTNGDGIGENGIMIQGRLVAKGTAERPITFRSAAKVRRMGDWDAVNIMNSSTGQNLIEYCRIEDAYRGLHFHFSTVAIHNTTLTGNYRGIQFQESMVVMRGNTLCGNRSGVQGRDSEVELTDNLICTNQVGGNFFRTTLTAQGNRIVANGREGLRVREGAATLRENLLDGNRFGLLVADLYHGEVSRNSITNNTETGISLKNVDTIDIAGNVVADNGLNGFNIQDCGALITGNLVTGNGERGMGIQSFAGRISGNDFGGNGLYAIDLDGKDDVAAPGNWWGGDDPARVVFDRHDDSALGLVHYDTASAAPIPFVWPLPFVASDAVWRGVITVAAPTTVLPGAVLTVAPGTTVQFAGGAGLEVKGKLIAAGKRDSRIVFTSVERKGASDWNEILLEYATGSVIAHCLVEYATWGIHSHFTDLSVSDSVIAHNYGGMRFRSGPVQIRRSLFRDNTIGIRSYIGNALIADNLITGNETGIFVREKGGGLTVTGNSISGNSGYNMRIGDFNDEDVNARGNWWGEGDPGETIFDGRQEPGIGMVLFEPHLTKPPTVGPGSGETP
- a CDS encoding carboxypeptidase-like regulatory domain-containing protein, with the translated sequence MRGLFWLAAAWLLLFCAVPDGARAALLRGRVADIDGKPLAGAKLFVYDSANVRRPATFISPPSAADGTVVVTVPPGTYWVVARLKKDDSYGPLMPGEKHSGEPVVVDLTAEAEAAQEFTVADIRDLGRKHRAIATESVRLSGRVLDGEGKPVANAYVFASATRDGGRIPDYLSAWTGADGGYTLMIPAGRTYYVGSATRFPMSAWHPSTEVVPAAGKTEVALDVGLALD
- a CDS encoding permease; the encoded protein is MAVNIFGSKPKEACEVHGHHSGSGNRMLVAMILISLSLVVWHVGSTGTGGHPAASGAAPVPFPVRLGSELRDLFFSDHGVLAELRDVFPYFLVGILIAGYLRTFKIAVKLQAKLRKYGVLSVFIASFVGIITPLCACGTVTTAISLLVAGIPLAPVMALMVTSPLLSPSTYLLTLNDLGPEWTAIRTISALSMGIFAGLVTHFLSNRPGFRKNEIFIEGALVRGDFHDEDYPDERLRCNCRRQFGNRIAVRTGNKFLIFLAKSVEMLWVVGKYVIVGVVIGAVVERYMPQEWVYRFFGQGDPLGILWVTLASVPMFLHQISASSIIHHIKGSLGGTLDAGAALAFMIGGPVTAVPTMVLFWSFFRKRVFFLYMFVCLSGTLLIAYAFQALVFTPGVDIGNPLLKGVASLSGGEASVIAKQDANVRMVLDPGGKGVVATYSNAVDGRGPVVFDGVRGRFTASLANRYDNRAYIGNIADWLGENSLTAASAKILVYSLGNGAGDAASLLGEKTLAELGARGFTVKAVERHDVPRITEGVLAGCGQVWLFFGDDHADGLNDAEVKLLADFNANGGGALIVPGVANTRGANLLVSRYGVTFSGVADNGPEVRVSAASTVLNRTAEWLGSVLKLVKKA
- a CDS encoding cupin domain-containing protein — translated: MKSQVFDVQKLKKFTDEKRHQETIWSDDHARVSLICMKPGQEIITHTHHGSHIWMVMEGTGEFLSGKQVQTITTGQIVIVPAFEDHGIRNGSQENLVIASITGQGD
- a CDS encoding GeoRSP system PqqD family peptide chaperone codes for the protein MKTIHRNPNVMWREEADALARVQEAMDRGEEVEETGTSVLFSGGTMLSLNFLGTEIWKLCDGRALDGIVAELLPQFEVDEAVLREDVRAFLDELAAKGFVSHAE
- a CDS encoding GeoRSP system radical SAM/SPASM protein, with translation MPNEVVLEAPLTINWAINNSCNFACRHCYSRGDTHEELPREVLLACLEKVAQAGVFSVNFGGGEPLLHPGILEIACHARSLGLRISMNSNGWLLDREMAGALRDAGFTKVGISIDSHIPKVHDRFRGVAGSHGRAVAALGDLAEAGIDTSISTVICRINNTAIDDLVAFAREQGARQLNFHNFKCSGLGLSHKDELDLTPEEWQEFYRRALAARDGEKGLDISLDDPIIALLGARDTGSLVKGSVCGKLSLNIKANGDMTPCGFIPIVIGNIVRDDLKQVWRDSAVLEKMRNKKPTGKCAGCGKYEDCLGGCSARALALTGDLNSPDPHCWA
- a CDS encoding GeoRSP system SPASM domain protein; the protein is MELASPITIYWDLPPDAHEPSRLMGIAADIVPCRPLMVWITCTAPTLPDGLGAVLERFRESSISVIITIALSTRDESVRALAGQGLVREFLLAVDHAGQLDTGEWKGIAPVGISFAVTSRNWRELPDLMHQCPGYGITRLVLPMQRLYGDEPPFFLTSREQQELADALASAGGTSGLTLTIHDPFLWRAFNPGVPFPQGGCQAANTMIAIAPDGGVYPCPSLPVRLGTVGEASLKEIIASMAKKDVRQRLLEHPGACMACGDVAECRGGCRGRAYVVHQSLEGEDPACW